One segment of Heterodontus francisci isolate sHetFra1 chromosome 26, sHetFra1.hap1, whole genome shotgun sequence DNA contains the following:
- the LOC137384470 gene encoding nucleoside diphosphate kinase, producing the protein MSGNKEQTFIAVKPDGVQRGIIGEVIKRFEQKGFKLVAMKFLQAPVALLEKHYCDLSDKPFYPKLIKYMSSGPVVAMVWEGLNVVKTGRVMLGETNPADSKPGTIRGDFCIQVGRNIIHGSDSVTSAQKEINLWFKPEEVVDYKNCALDWIYE; encoded by the exons ATGTCTGGGAACAAGGAACAAACCTTCATTGCAGTGAAGCCGGATGGAGTCCAGAGGGGCATCATCGGGGAAGTCATCAAACGTTTCGAACagaaagggtttaaactagttgccATGAAATTCCTGCAG GCTCCTGTGGCTCTGCTTGAAAAGCATTACTGCGACCTTTCAGACAAACCCTTCTATCCCAAACTGATCAAGTACATGAGCTCGGGTCCTGTTGTTGCCATG GTGTGGGAGGGTCTGAATGTGGTGAAGACTGGCAGGGTAATGCTGGGCGAGACCAATCCAGCTGACTCCAAGCCTGGCACTATTCGTGGTGATTTCTGTATTCAGGTTGGCAG GAACATCATTCATGGCAGTGACTCAGTTACAAGTGCACAGAAGGAGATTAACCTTTGGTTCaaacctgaggaggtggtggattaCAAGAACTGTGCCCTGGACTGGATCTATGAGTAA